In the genome of Ctenopharyngodon idella isolate HZGC_01 chromosome 16, HZGC01, whole genome shotgun sequence, the window CAGTTTCGTGGGAAACAAAAACAGACGCATCAGAAATCATtggagacttttattttgttaaagatGTGGTTTGTGACCTAACAGGAAGTCAATCCATCTGATTCACGTTGTAGGCAGCCCATGCGTACTTTCACGCAGGCAAGTGAATTCACCTCCAAGTGGAGAAGTCTTTTCTTCTGTATACAAAGTAACATAAATACACAGGTTTTATCTAGCAACAATGGGCGGACAAGCAAAagctaaaaagaaaaacaaagctaAAAGAAAAGACACCAAACCAAATGGAGGTATGTCAGTTTAAGGAATCTGGTATTGCTGTTAGTTCATGAAAATTATCACTTTAatacatattatgtaaaatCCCACATCAATTAAACCCGTTTCTAGCTATATAGATTGGACACTTATAGTCACCGCTGCTTGTTTTGACAATAACGGTTTATTGACAACGGTAACGGTAAATATGACACTCGATGCAATGTGTTTCATGTGCCATGTGGCGtttgttgtgatttttttttttggaagaaaaagAAGGGTTGACAAATTTGTACTTAACATACATACCTGTTCTTAACCTAGACTTATTCACATTAAAGTAATTTAGTAGCCAGGTTTGATTTGGTTTTTAGTATtcagcttatttatttattggctcAGGTGCCTTGATGTCACCTCAGGAAAGAATGAAAGCAAAGATGCAGGAAAGGGCCAAAAAGAAGACAGCTGAAAAATACACTGTTGATCAACTATTGGAAAAGGTAATATGTTGCCATATAATGGATAtgtttaacaaattaaatattagatcTTGTCTTCAGATTTCACTAGTGTACTTTCTCTGTTCTTCTCAGACTGAAGAGTGTATAGACAACTTTGACTTTGACATGGCCAGGCTGTACTGTCAGCGAGCGCTGGATATTGAACCAACTAACCTAACCATCCTGGACATGCTGGGGAACATCTGTGCTGAGCTGGGAGATGTAGAGAAAGCTAAACAGATATCTTTTTCACATACTGTGCTACCATAGTTCAATGAAACACTCTTTTGAAATACtgttgtgtatatatgtaatcTGTACTGTCCACATGGAGCTTCTAGTCTTATTTTTCCAGTTGTTAAAGAGAGTGTGAGCGTATATGTGTGTTAAAGTCCTTGACAGCAATGCACGTGTATCTGAAGGCGGTGGAGCTCAGTCCAGAGGAGGGccacagtaagtacatgtaccTGGGGCAGATTCACACGGGCATGGAGGCTGTACAGTACTTCAGTAAAGGAACTGAGGTCATGCTTAACACCATGGACAAACACACCAATGAGGCAAGACAATGCTGATACACAgtacatgcatttaaaataaattttcgATTCACTTGATTGTttaatttacacattttaatacaCTGTCTTTCAAACGTTTGAAATTagtaatatttgcattaatcaaaagtgacactaaagacttttacattgttacaaaatttttttttttttaaataaatgctgctcttgaTCTTTCtcttcatcaaataatcctgaaaataatgtatcacatttaaaaaaaaaaaaaaacattaagcagaacaaccaactgtaaaaaaaaaaaaaatgttttttgagcaacaaatcagcgtattagaatgatttctgaaggatcatgtgacactaaagactgaagtaatgactgttgaattttcagctttgccatcacagaaataaattacattttaaaatatattaaaatagaaaactgttattttaaattgtaataacatttcacaatattactgttttacctGTATATTTGATAAAGTAAATgtaaccttggtgagcataaacaTTATgctgtttcaaaaacattagaaaatcttaccaaccccaaacttttgaacggaagTGTACATGTTATTAGCAGATGCTTTCTTACCAAAGGAAATTGCAGGTAAATCCAAGTAAAATGTCAATGAGACTAGGGATACTTTTCAGGAAAGTTGTCTCCAGGGCTATACTGCATGTTTGTAAATGAGTATTTCAACTCAGTGTATCCAATTATACAAGTACTTGTTTTCGATAGcagttttgtatgtttttttcaaACAACTAGTTCAAAGACCTCTTAATTGCAATACCTTATGTGCCTACAGAAATTGAccatatgcacggttactttcttgttttttgttaaGCCAACTTGATCTTTtcagttgtatttatattttaatgcttatATGCTAAtataatgctatatattttaactatattttaatattttaatttatcacaCTTGCCTAATTTTCCAATAAATCAGTTATACTGATTGGAATACCAAGACGAAGCTAATGGGAACGTCTGAATAAGAAACACAGtatctgtaattagacacgcacacgcaacatttttccagcacttcaaatgttatttttaatgtaatgaccaaaaacattatttgttcatccttcagagattgtccccatttgtaaaaccgaatggttcaagatgtaggaaattcaacatttgatagaaaacacttttatttaaaactaaaaaagacCTTTATTaccatattaattatattaattaccactataaccagcagatggcagcagAGGAACATTTATTGACTCATATTAGCCATttcctgtaatagtttttcactcagtttcgcttttgaataaatattaaacattataaaatcactaggtttaaaaatacattttgtcaaggtgaagtatgaaaaacaacttttcttgtgaatgaattacgCAGAAAGCGAGCACCACGctctccctttataatcacagaGAAGCTATCAGTCAGTGCAGCGTGAACTCAATGATTTtggcacacttgtgaaaactcacattttatttagtGAATCTAACTATTCAAGTGCGCAATTAATCtttaatttacagtgtgttgaaactgtTTTCACACAAAAGTATGAAAACTGATagttgaattgaattgaagAACACTGAAACACgtcttttttttatatgtcGTCTTATATTTGAATAACTAAAATTAACGCTAGGCCCAACTATTTAAgggactatattctgattataaactaagtattacactattgatgctGTTAAAGCTACCTCAGGACTTTGAAGATTCCGACACACCAAAAAGTGACATTttccagctggcttatattatagCGGAAGTTCTTAAAAACAGTCTGTGCATATGGTCAGTTGTCATTGAAAAATGAACCTACCCTGAGAATCATTCACTGGAAGAGCCCTGGTCTAGCCTATATTATGAAATTTGCGGTGACCTACAGTAAAGCAGGTACCTAATACTACATGTGAAACCTCAAGTACGAGTAGTTGAGTCAGTGAGTAGCAAGAATTTTACTCTCTAAGATACAaatgaattttgttttgaaCCCTCAGACTTTTAGCTAATGTATAATGGATGCATTCTGTCATTATGGTGTGTTTCCCCAGTGGACAGCACTTTCTTTGCATTGATTAAGTTAGTTGCTGAATCAGAGTAGTGCTTTCTGGAAGGAACGGAATTAGCACTGACATAATAGCAGGAAGCATTTAGTCAATGCTGAGCCAGTCTCATCGTAGGCCTTTGTGTGATGTTTGTGTCTGTCTATACAGGGCAGATAAATGGAATATACAGAAGGACAGATGCGTGTTGTTCCTGTAGGTGAAGAGCTATTGACAACCAGTTGGTCACAGACATTGTTTTACATCAAAGCAAACTGCAATCAATTGAAATGACCACACAAGCTGTTCCTGTCCTGCATACATTACTGTGTATTGGATTTAGATTCTGTGAATAATGTTCTGAGCTTTGGGACCGCATGGGTGAGACATACATCCTAGTAGTCTAAATCAttgcttctcaaacctgtcctgccactgcacattttgtacgtCTACCTTATTGGACACACCCAATTCAAGTCATGCAGtcactactaatgagctgatgagttgaatcagctgtgtgagatgagggagacatacaaaatgtgcaatgGCGGGGTGTCCCCAGGACAGGCTTGAAAAGCACTGGTCTAAATGACTTGTCAAAAGGAAGCGGCTATTGGATTTCTTTAGTGTAAAATGTTCAGTTCAATCTTTCAGCACAAGATGGCAGTAAAACTTAAGAAGACAAACAATGAAGACTTGTAGGGCAGTGATTCTCAGTCTGGTTGACTACCAATGTCCAACACAATTTTCAAAGGCGCCACATAAAACTGAGTgtgttaatataataattaatatatattaatatttttttatagttaatatatttctatttttggagtggagaaaaaaaatggtttcagTATGTtgcagcatgtttttttttttttttttttttttagcattttaattaagttagattattgtaatatattaatagcaatattaattgtaataataatcataataatatattaatttaaattattctaAGTTGGGCTACTCCTATTGGGCCTGGGTGCCCTGGTTGACATTCACTGCCGTCGAGTGatattctgtatttttatttattgttatagaCAGACATTTGTCAATTTGCATTATATGATAACTGACTGTGAATATCTAGTAAACATCTTGATtgtgtgttaaagggataggtaACCCAAAGCTATCATATTGGAATCTAGCACATGATTCTTATGGTGATTTccttatttctttatttatttttgtcctttttggagttTTTGAGCTAGTGGTTACTAGGGTGAACAAAACTTGTTTTTGTATTccatgtaataaaaataagagtatgaatattattttaactCATTGTCACATGTGGATCTGTGCCTGATAGGCTAGTGCATTTGGAGCGGCCGCATTCCCCTCTGAGGGTGCCGTCACAAAGAAAGAGGTGTCTGTGGCCTTCTGTTCCATCGCTGAGATCTTCTTCACAGATCTCTGGTAAATATCTTTCCTTTTTTACACAGATGTATGCTGGCTTTTATTCAACTTCTGCCAATCTTTGTTTGCTCTGGCCTTtctcactcatttcatttctcaacctttttggcTTTCTGTACCTGATGACATGatttgccacacacacacacacacacacctgggaCGCTACAGACTGGAGCCCATCTGCTCTGAGGCCTGCAGAAAAGATCCAATCACAGACTGGTTGATAGAGGgatagagagagggagagggttGGGAATTCAGGATGGGGGTAATGGTAGGAGAGAGATGAAATGTAGATTTGGATTGGAGATGCGCTTAGTGTTGATTGCCGAGGAACTTGGCATAGCGTGACTTCATTCAAACCCTGAGATTGAAATTCAAAGCACCAGGGAAAGGTCAGGTTTATTGACTATATGTAAGCACCATACCATTTCACACATCGATGTACATTATGAAGGTACAGCAGCAGCAAAGCCTCTAGCAAAGTACAGTATGTCTCCGTGTCTTTCCTCTTGATATACTGTTTAGCTGTATGTGTGTATCGGGGTGTGTTGTTTCAGGAGATGTTTGCTGCAGGCGATAACTGGAAAATCAAGAGCAGAAAAAAGTGTGCGTGCtaacaaataatattttcttcaGTAGTGTGGATGCCCTTGGGTGCTGTGGAAACTCTGGTTTAGTTCAATTATTGGTCAAACTTGTAATTTTTTGCAGAAATTGTACCCAGATCAAGCTACAAGACACAATGTTTGTTACTCTgaaatggtttaaaaaataactgaaattcttatgtgtgtgtgtgtatatatcctATACCACTTCTTCTAGTAATATTTCATACATCCTCTCATCTTTGCTTGCTTTCTCTAATCCTATTCTATTTCATCCAGTCAGGTAAcaattttagggtcttttaactagttgcttattagcatgcatattactagaatattggctgtttattaattattattaagcacatattaatgtcttattctgcatgatcttattctacattcttagtcctacccaatacctaaacttaacaactaacttactgattattaataagcagtaaattaggagtttattgagggaaaagtcgtagttaatacatgttccctatactgaagtgttacccaTACTTCCTATTGTACAACATCATCCATTCTTGTTTTATCTCATCTTTGGTTTCAGTTTGTTCAGAAATTAAGTATGAACGTACAGTATTAATGAACCCTCTTTTTTGTGTGAAAGTGTTCACAAACAGGGTTTTATACAGGTTATTACACACAATTTCCTCCCTACACAACTTCCTCCCAATCCAACTTTCCCTCATCCTATCTTACTTCCACTCTTCCTATAATGCTTTTTGTGGtaacattattatatatatatatttaacttcCTTTCATCCTGGCttgattattttcctcttaTCATTGACTACTTTCTACTGTACTCTCTTATATTCGTATAATTACTATACTTCTACTATATACTCTCATCTCATCCTACTTCCTCCTATTACAGTATATACTGCTTCCTATTTCCTCTCATTCATCCTTGCTTTCTCTTTTCTTATCCTATGTCCTTTTATCCTATACCACTTCTTCTCATCCTGCCCTGCTTCCTTTTATCCTACACCATTTTTTCCCCATACCCTGCTTCCTTTTATGTTGTACTGCTTCCTCTCAACATTACTTCCTTTCACCTTATATTACCTATTCTATCCTTATCTTTTGTCACTTCCTCTCGTCCTATCCTGctacctctctctcttttttttttttcaaataaatgtaagttTAATTAAAGTGTTAAATCAAAGTTATTGATTGATAATAATTTCTTTGTGAAAACATTTGCACACAAGTTTTTACaccaaaaaatgtatatacacatGGTTAGTGACAataactttaaagggatagttcacccaaaaatgaaaatcctgtcatcatttactcatcctcaagttattccaaacctgtatgagtttctttcttctgttgaacacaaaagaagatattttaaagaatcaaacagttgatggtagccattgacttccatagtaggaaaaaaataccatggaagtcaatggctacctgTTAACTGGTCATCTGGTTAACAAaactctttaaaatatcttattttgtgtacAACAGACAAGTACGTGATGACAAAAGTGTCAGTTTtaggtggactatccctttaataacactaaatgatttttatgtgcttcaaatataactttttattgTTTGACAGCATGGAGGAGGGCGCTGCTGACCGCTGCAAAGAGGCCATCGATAAAGCTCTACAGTATGACGAACACAACCCTGAGGCTCTGCAGCTGATGGCCAGCTACCTGTTCAGCATTGAGAAAACTGAGGTACAACAGGACATCTGTGGAGTGAATTACCCAGAGTTCCCTCATCGTCTCGCTGGTTCACTGAAGAAAAGTGTTCTGAGCAGCGGGGCATTATGCAGTCATAATTAGTGTAGGTGGAGAGCAGCTGAGAAAGCTGAGTCATGTGTTTCTGAGAAGGAGACACGGATAAAATTGTGTGCAAGAGAATTGAGCAAGTAAGAGAAATGGGTTTTGGGCATGTATGCTTGTTTTTGTATGAGGAATAGACAAAGATAACAGATGAGAGAGTTAGGTTGCAGCTAATGAATTATAAGCCATTAGGAGAACAAGCTTATTGAAAAGGACCCACTGTGGGACAGATTTACTAGTGCAAACACATTCGCTTCAATGCAGTTCCTCACTGAACCATTAGGGGGCAAACAGACATAAGACCAGCACATCTACTAATCCTGAGCTTCCCTCTGAGTTGAGCTTCAGTGTGCAGCTTAAACCGCTTGCAAAGTTTGTGGGTattttcacttcagaagacagtTCCATTTCCCTTCAGAGAGCTGACAGTAGAACTTGACAATCATAAACTTGAGTCTCTTTGTGTGCTCTAACCTCAACCTTTTTCATGCTTGTACATTTTCATCTCATCCTATGTCACTCCCTCTCATCCTATATTGCTCCCTCTTGTTCTTTACCACATTCTATAATCCTGTACAACTTCCTCTTATGCATGCTATTTCCTACTTCCTCTAATGGTTTACTACTTCTTGTCATTCTATGCGACATCCTCTTGTCTTATCTTACTTTCTCTCATCTTATTCCTTCTTATTGCCCATTCTATTTCCTACTTTTCATCATATACAGTACCACTTCTCTCATCCCCTCATCCTCAATGTTCCTCTTATCCTTTACTACTTCCTCTCATCCTAGCCTACTTCATTTCATCTCATACCCCCACCAGTTATCCTACTTTGTCACTTCTTTTCATCCTATACCACTTCCACTCATCTTATAGAGCATTGGGTTGTCCTATCCTAATTCTTGTCATCCTATTCTGCTTTCTACCTCCTCATATCCTATCCTATTTACTCTGTTCTGAAACTGTTTTCTCTCTTCACATTCTATATTGCTCCCGCTTGTCTTTTACCACTTTCTCTTATCCTGAACCATCTTATTCACGCTATTTCCTACATCCTCTCATGCTTTACTACTTTCTCTCATCCTATACCACTTCTTTTTTCCTATTATTTGGATCATATACAGTGCCTTTATCACTTCTTCTCATGCTGTAAGACTTCCTCTCATCTTATCTTACTTTCTCTCACTCTGACCTACTTCCTTTCGTCCTATCCCGCTTCCTCTCAATGTATTCTACTTCCTTTCATCCTTTACTACTTGCCCTCATCCTTTCCTACTTCCTTTCTTCTTCCTGTAAACCTACCTTCTGTCACTTCCTCTCATGCTTTACTACTTCCATTCATTCTATACTACTTCATCTTTTCTTATCTTACTTCCTCTCATTCTATACCACTTTTTGCCCATGCTTAGTACTTTCCTTGCATCATATCATCCTATATCAACCTGACCTACTTCCTTTCAATCTACCCTGCTTCCTCTTAATGTTTTCAACCTCCTCTTATCATTTACTGCTTCCTCTCATTCTGTCATACTTCCTTTCGTCTCCTACCACAACCTGTTATTGTATTCCTTCCTAGTTGGCATACTATTCTACTTCCTAGTTCCTTATATACTTTCCCATTTCCTCTGTTCTGAGTTCTTTCATTCCATCCCACTACCTCTCAGGCCATCTTACTTCCTCTCATGTGATATTGCCCAAGCTATTTCCTACTTCTTTGCATCATATTcattgccacttcctatcatcCTTTATTACTTCCTGTCATCCTGTCTTACTTTCGCTCTCCCTAACCTACTTCTTTTCATCCTATCCTGCATCCTCTCAACATATTCTACTATCTTTCATCTCATACCACTACCTGTTACCCTACTTTGTCACTTCCTCTGACCCTATACCACTTCCCATATCTGATAGAGCTTCCTGTTGTCCTATCCTACTTCTTGTCTTCCTATTTTACCTCCTTGTTCCTCATATCCTATCCAATTTCTCTCATCTCATCCCATCACCTCTCATCCCATCTTACTTAGTCTCATCCTATACCTCTTCCTGAGGCATGTACCATGTACCTGTATTTTTGCAGTCAGAATACTTAGAGAGGCTCttgcaaatttattttgtcATACTTTGTGCAGGAGGGGCGTGAGTACCTGAAGAAGAGCGTGTCGTCATGGTTACCTAGCCTACAGAAAAAGGAAGAGTCTTTGGCGAGTGCAGCACAGGACACGGAGGAGGAAGAAAATCAGACTAAGGTGCGTGCACAGGTGCTTGTGTTCCAAAGGCAACCGAGAGATAAAGATAGGACACATCATGACCTCTCCTTTGACCTCTTTCTGATTGCAAGGAAGGAAATAGCACTGCACTTAAAGAAGTTTTTAGTCTGGGAAAGATGAgggaagaaagaaaacaaactagcttatttatgtttttatttttctctcaaAGCTAGGCCAAGGCTGTGGCAGTCTGCCGCATGGCTGGCCCTGCGGTCATACgtgtgcacgcacacacacacacacacacacacacatacacacacacacacacacagacagcttcCCCATCAAGTGACCATGCTTTTCCACTGACACCGTTTTTTGCTCAAGGCTACAAG includes:
- the si:dkey-12j5.1 gene encoding uncharacterized protein si:dkey-12j5.1 isoform X2; this translates as MGGQAKAKKKNKAKRKDTKPNGGALMSPQERMKAKMQERAKKKTAEKYTVDQLLEKTEECIDNFDFDMARLYCQRALDIEPTNLTILDMLGNICAELGDVEKAKQVYLKAVELSPEEGHSKYMYLGQIHTGMEAVQYFSKGTEVMLNTMDKHTNEASAFGAAAFPSEGAVTKKEVSVAFCSIAEIFFTDLCMEEGAADRCKEAIDKALQYDEHNPEALQLMASYLFSIEKTEEGREYLKKSVSSWLPSLQKKEESLASAAQDTEEEENQTKSNIPPYESRITTAKLLIEAEEYEMATEVLEDLLEEDDEVVEQDLAPAHTAKGTKSWFKDHGVTVLDWPANSPDLNPIENLWGIVKRKMRDTRPNNADDLKAAIKATWASITPEQCHRLIASMPRHIDAIIHAKGGPTKY
- the si:dkey-12j5.1 gene encoding uncharacterized protein si:dkey-12j5.1 isoform X3 — its product is MGGQAKAKKKNKAKRKDTKPNGGALMSPQERMKAKMQERAKKKTAEKYTVDQLLEKTEECIDNFDFDMARLYCQRALDIEPTNLTILDMLGNICAELGDVEKAKQVYLKAVELSPEEGHSKYMYLGQIHTGMEAVQYFSKGTEVMLNTMDKHTNEASAFGAAAFPSEGAVTKKEVSVAFCSIAEIFFTDLCMEEGAADRCKEAIDKALQYDEHNPEALQLMASYLFSIEKTEEGREYLKKSVSSWLPSLQKKEESLASAAQDTEEEENQTKSNIPPYESRITTAKLLIEAEEYEVWYLLGWLFYLQLDKQDPTNNSVNFRKSAWTCLSKAKKLYVKLRCEDAPMFEHTEQLLAELGGEEHGVADDDDDNDEAGPSLEDIADDFIQSSDEEEDAMDH
- the si:dkey-12j5.1 gene encoding uncharacterized protein si:dkey-12j5.1 isoform X1, with product MGGQAKAKKKNKAKRKDTKPNGGALMSPQERMKAKMQERAKKKTAEKYTVDQLLEKTEECIDNFDFDMARLYCQRALDIEPTNLTILDMLGNICAELGDVEKAKQVYLKAVELSPEEGHSKYMYLGQIHTGMEAVQYFSKGTEVMLNTMDKHTNEASAFGAAAFPSEGAVTKKEVSVAFCSIAEIFFTDLCMEEGAADRCKEAIDKALQYDEHNPEALQLMASYLFSIEKTEEGREYLKKSVSSWLPSLQKKEESLASAAQDTEEEENQTKSNIPPYESRITTAKLLIEAEEYEMATEVLEDLLEEDDEVVEVWYLLGWLFYLQLDKQDPTNNSVNFRKSAWTCLSKAKKLYVKLRCEDAPMFEHTEQLLAELGGEEHGVADDDDDNDEAGPSLEDIADDFIQSSDEEEDAMDH
- the si:dkey-12j5.1 gene encoding uncharacterized protein si:dkey-12j5.1 isoform X4, whose product is MGGQAKAKKKNKAKRKDTKPNGGALMSPQERMKAKMQERAKKKTAEKYTVDQLLEKTEECIDNFDFDMARLYCQRALDIEPTNLTILDMLGNICAELGDVEKAKQVYLKAVELSPEEGHSKYMYLGQIHTGMEAVQYFSKGTEVMLNTMDKHTNEASAFGAAAFPSEGAVTKKEVSVAFCSIAEIFFTDLCMEEGAADRCKEAIDKALQYDEHNPEALQLMASYLFSIEKTEEGREYLKKSVSSWLPSLQKKEESLASAAQDTEEEENQTKSNIPPYESRITTAKLLIEAEEYEPLPSGKRLRMPMCKTNRLKLSFVPASIKLLNSTKNNAL